The DNA sequence GACCGCATCTTGCATCTCGGGGGTGAAGGTCCCCGTCATCCCGAAGTCGTAGAAGACGATTCGACGACGACTGTCGACACCGAGGTTGCCGGGATGCGGGTCTGCGTGGAAGACACCGTCGACGATACCCATCTTGAAGTACGCGTCTGCGATTTCGTGTGCGATTTCGGCAGGGTCGAACCCGGCGTTTCGGAGTTCGTCAACGTCCGTTATCTTCGTACTCTCGACGTACTCCATAGTCAACACTCGTTCAGACGACGCCTCCGAGTACAACGTCGGTATCTTGACGTCGTCGACGTCAGCGAAGTTCGCACCTATCTCGTCCATCATTCGCCCCTCTCGGTCAAAGTCCAGTTCCTCTTTGATGACGCGTTCGAAGTCGTCGGCGAGGTTGCGAAGCGAGAAGTGGTGTCGCCTCGGGGCGATGGCGATGACGAGTGGAAGGAGTCGCCGAACCACGCGAAGGTCTACGTCGATGATATCGACGACGTTCGGACGGCGAACTTTGACAGCGACGCGCCGTCCATCGTATCGTGCTTCGTGAACCTGTGCGAGTGACCCACCAGCCAACGCGTCCGGGTCGAATTCGTCGAAGGAATCCAACCCGATATCGGCCGCGACGATTTTACGTATCTCGTCGAACGGTCCGGGCGGGACGGTGTCCTGAAGCGTGATGAGTTCTTGGGCGTACACCAACGGGACGATATCCGGACGCGTCGAGAGCACCTGTCCAATCTTGATGAACGTTGGACCGAGGTCGACCATCGTATCGCGCAACTTGCGGGCCCGTTCTCGATGCTGCTCTTCGGTCACGACTCGGGGACGGCCGACGAGGACGAAACGACGGTGGTCCCGGAGGAATGCGACGAAGAAAGGGAGAAAGCTGAGTGCAATCTGAACGAAGCGACGCGGATACTGGAGCATTCGATTCCTCGATTGAGTGATACTATCGCTGGGACCAAAAACGTAGAGGCGGGGACGTATCCACTCGTCCGCCTGTCTCACCTACTTCGAACGTGTCGAAACCACCACGAGTCACTGACGAATCACCCACGGATGGTCCCCGGGTACCGAAGGTGACTGCCGGAACGGTCAGTGAGTGACGGCCACCCGAGTGGCGGGGTTGGCTCTTCACGCTCCGAGAGTTGTGCTTCGACGAATCCGACACGAACGTACACGTCACGGTCGAACTCCGCGGTCAGTTGGTCGTCCCACCGTTGTGCGAGGTCAGGTGGAATCTCTTGGTCACGCGGGACGGCGATGAGAACGTTGACCTGCGGTTCGTTCCCGAGGAGTATGTCCACCGGTTCGTAGGTGACGGAGACACTCACGAGTTCGACACCCGGGAGGTCGGCTTCTTCGAATCCCGCTTGGAATTCGTTTTGCACTTGTCGTTCGAACGACTGCGTCTGGAAGGTGGTGAAGGTGACCGCCCCGAGGACGAGAGAGAGGACTGCGATGCCGACTGCGATGACGGCAATCCGACTGAACAGCGACGACTTGACCCCTTCGTACTTCCCGGCTTCGAGCGGTTTGAACCCGGAAAGGTAGAGGAGGATGAGTGCAGACAGATTAATTGCGAGCAGGTTGACGAGAACCAAGACAGCAGCCGCTATCGCGACACCGGGCAACCCAAACGCGATTCCGAGGCCAGACGTCGCTGCTGGCGGGACGAGTGCGACTGCGATAGCGACCCCAACGAGTGTCGACCCAGAACCCCGGATGATACTGATACTCCCGGCGAGACCGGACCCGAGAGCGAGGAAGAGCGACAAGAAGTTCGGACTGGTTCGCTCGGCGACCTGTGGAATCGACGTGATATCGAGTTGGGGGGGAATGAGAATCGTTTGCTGGAGGAGGAAGCCCATAACCGCACCTGTCGCAATCGCGGCGAGCAGACCTGTCACCTGAAGCATCACGCCACGGCGAGTCATCTGCTGGTCGTTGAGGATGGTGCCGACACTCGCAGAGATGGCAGGGCCCATCAGCGGTGCGACGACCATCGCACCGATGATTGTCGCTGCTGAGTCGAGTAACAGACCCGTGGTTGCGATAATCGTACTCAAAATCAGAAACGCGAAGAACGTCGAATTAGCCGGTGCAAGGTCCTGAGCCCGCGCGTACAGTTCTTCACGGGAAATCCGAAGACCGGGGAACCGCTCGACGAGTGCCGAGAGTCGCTGTGAGACAACCGTTTCGGTCGGGAGGACGATTGTATACGTGTCCTCCCGAATCCCCGCTTCGGTGAGTTCGTCCATCACCGTTTCGACACCACTGGGTGGGACGGGGAACTGGACCATCGCTTCGAAGTCACCCCGACCAACCTCCTCAAAAACCGCGTAGTCGATACCCTGTTCATCGAGTGTCGAGAGAACGCTCTCTCGGGTTCCTTCGGGTATCAACACCTGAACGAGACGCATAGACCGTATATGCTCTCTACGATAATAAAACTGGGAGCGAGATGACATAAATGGGTGCACGTCTTCGTCGTTCGTCGTGCGACCGGTTCGGAATCGACGGACAGGAACGAGGGTGTTACACGGATACGTCCGTAATTCGGTATGTGAGTATTCGGAGACTGTGTGCTCCGTAGACAACTATCGTCGCCGAACAAACTGGGGTGTTTCCCGGATGACTGACCGAACCGGTCAGTTTCGAATATCGATGCGAATCTCGTGGTCTTCGCCCTCGTCGGTTCGGTGCCCACAGAACGGACAGTATTCGTAGTAGTGAGCACCCGCTTTCACGTTGTAGCCCGCTGTTTGGTCGCACTCGATGCGAGTCGTAGCGCGTGGGGGCTCTGGGGGTGCTTGTCGTGACATACCACCCGGTGGACCGTAGTCGCATTTATACTTATTCGTCGTATGTTTGTATTCTATTTTGGTCGACATTCGCTCAGCGCGAGACACACGCGTATTGCTACCAATCGACACAGACGAACGTGCTGGGACCTTCAGTCGGAGGGGACAGACCCGTCTTTGTCGTCGTCCACACCCCCAGACTGAGGAGAGTGGCCGGCGTCGTCACTCCCGAGTTCGGGTTCAGACTCGTCTTCAGATTCGACTCCGTCGGTAGGTTCCGAGAGGAAGTCTCCTGTCGCCCTCGGTCTACCGACTATCTCCGGGACGATGTGCCGAGCGCACTCCACCACGACGATGAGTAGCAGTGGTCCCAAGAAGACACCGTACCATCCAAAGAGGAGTGGACCAATCGTGTACGCTAACATGACTGCACCGACGTGGAGGGACCGCCCTGAGACGTACGGTCGCAGGAGTTGGTCGGGAAGCGTATCGACGATGACGACAGAGACGACGGCGAAGAGGACGACGAACCAGAGTGCCGACGGGTCGGTGAGGAGGGCGTCGACGAGCAGCAACAACGCGAGTGGGACCCAGACGACTTTGATACCGATGACGGGAATGAGGCTTCCGACACCGGTCAAGAGACCGAACAGTGCTGGTTCGGGGATTCGGACCGTCGCTGGCGCGACGAGGTTGAGTGCGCTGTAGGTTGCAGCACCCAGCGCACCAGTGAGCACGGCGTTGAGGATGTTTCCGAAGTAGACCTGCGTGAGGTCACGGTCTACCGCTTCGAGGTACGATTCGAGCACGCTGTCGTCACTCATGAACGTCGAACGCGCCCACGCGGCGATTCGGTAATCGTCACGGAGCAGGAAGAACACCAAGATGAGTGCGATAAACAGGTGCAAGCCGACGTTCACGACGACGGCGAGCGACCCAGAGATGGTGCTGAGAAGGTCCAAGAGTCGCTGGCCGATTCCGTTCGCCAACAACGTCCCAGGGTCGGTGAGTAAGGCGCGAAGCGTGGACTCTGAGACGGCGAGCAGTTCCGGGAACGACGGTATCGAGTCGACGCCGGGAATCGGTTCGGCAGTCAAGTCCCGTCCGAGGAGGTCACGTAGTCCGCGAACCGCGACAGAGATAGTCCACACCACGAGGACCAACACGGGAATCGCCACGCTCACGAGGGCCAACGTCACCGAGAGCGTTCGTGAAGGGACACGGTGGCTGATTCGGGCGTGAACCGGCCGGGTCACGTAGTAGAGGAACAACCCGAGGACGAACGTTCCAACGTACCGCCACGTGACGTAGATGACGAGTCCGAAGAGGAGCACCGTCAGCGCCCACAGTCCCGCCCGTTCCCGAGAGAGTCGCAAGTCGACGACTCGCCGAGTCATCGACCGACCTCCGTCTCGCTGAGGCGTTCCATCCCGCTCGATTGTCCACCGCACGGGTGGTTTGAATTGTGAATCGACATCGTATCCTCACACGCGCCGTGGCGAACCACGAACTCGCACTCTAGGCGTTCAAAAGAGATGTACGCCCCGCTCAGGCGGCAGTCGGTTCTTGGCCGAACGCTTCACGGAGAGCGTCTTCCTGTTCGGGAGAGAGGTTCGTCTGGAGAACCTTTGGTGCGAGTGCTTCGAGTTCTGGGACGACGCGTTCGCTCTGAGATTCGCGGACGAGCAAGAACAACGCGGAGTGGCCGGGCTCGATAGTGTCGCCAACCTCTTTGATGAAATCGTCGTCGATACCGTAATCGGCGAACTTCCCGGAGAGCGCCCCGGTCACTGCACCGACGGCCAATCCAAGCCACGGTGCGAGGAACAGGAGCCCGATGAGCATCCCCCAGAACGCACCACCGAGTGCACCAGTTCCGACGAGGCTCACCGCCTGGTCGACTTTCGTCTTCCCGTTTTCTTTACGCACGACGATGGCAGCGTCGTCGAGTTTGATTAGCTCTTGTTTCTGTAGGTCGTACAACTTGTCACGGGCGCCCTTGGCACCCTCCATGGTGTCGAACGCCAGCACCACTAGGCTACTCATTGTGAACGTCAATTCCACGTGACGGATTATCAATACTATTCACGTGTTACGAGAATGTCGTGACGAGCGAATCATATCGCACCGTGGAATATTCGGTGAGAGTCGTGTGTCAGGCAATCCAATACGTGACAGGGCCGTCTGCCACCGGGACCACCGTCCCAGAGACCACGTCGACCCGTCACAGGCTTGTCGAATTCGAAGTCCGAACAGTCTCGATACCGTGTACTCGTCCGCCCCTGAGAACGTCACACACACAGTGCAAATTGCTTAATCTGTTTTCTCACCAATCTAACAGGCGTCATGAGTACGACACCAGAAGCCTCGGGTCCGGCCGACTCCGCATCGAACACGATTCAGACAAACTGGCGGTGGATTGCTGCCGCAGGAGCCATCATCGCCGTCATCGGCCTACTCGCGGTACTCGCACCGTTCGTCACTGGCATCTCGATATCGTTCCTCATCGGCGTCTTCCTCGTCGTGAGCGGGTTCCTCCACTTCATCGGGATATTCAGAGCGAGAAACTGGACGGGGGCCATCTGGGAACTCGTTCTCGGTGTCGTGACCCTCGCTGCCGGGATAATTCTCCTGCTCAATCCGGTCTTCGGCCTCGTCACGCTGACGCTCCTCGTCATCGCCTACCTACTCGTGAGCGGTGTGGTGGAAATTGCGATGGGGATTCGTCTCCGCGGCGAACCGAACTGGTTCCTGAGCATCGCGAGCGGTGCAATCGGTCTGCTCTTGGGTGTGATGCTCTGGGCCGGACTCCCATCGACCGCAGTGTGGGCGGTTGGTCTGCTGTTCGGCATCAACCTCCTCGTGAGCGGTGTCTCGATGGCACTCCTCGCCTACAGCGCCCGCAACGTGACAGCTGCTGCCGAGTTCGAACAGGCCGCAGAAGCAGGTGGCGTCTAACTCTCACCGGCGGCGTCGGTGACTGTGGACGAGGTGGGAGACGAGTGTCTGTCCCTTCTGGCTACGATTTTGGAGGCACGTACATGGGGGCGTCCACACCCAGTTGGTAGCCATCGGTGCGTGCGACAGCATTCAGGTACTCGGACATCGCGTACGCCATCCAGGCTTGTGCCCAGCGCATCAGCGTCGTCTTGACTGTGTAGAACTTGTGCTTCCGGTAGTAGAATCGTCCATCACCCGCATAGAGGTTCTCGATGGTCCACTCGATGATTCTGGAAGCCATCTCCAGGTCACCCGCAGCGGTGAAGACAGCGATGGCAGTCGCCGCGGCGTGGATGTCACGCGGGTACGACTTCGACTCGTCCCAGTTTGGCGCACCGTCGGCGTCGAAGAGGACAGTCCGATAGAACGCGAGTCCACGTTCGATGGTCTCGTCGTACCGCGACGAGTCACAGACGTGCTTGTACCGGAGGAACGCGTCGAGGATGAACCCGTTGTGGTGGTTGTCCATCGAGAGGTGCGAACTCGACGCCGGCACGCGGTAGGTCCAGCCACCGATATCGGCCTGCTGGTCGGCGATGAAGTCGAGAATTGCCGTCGCTCGTTCGAGGTCCGACTCGTCTCCGTAGTGTGCGTAGATATCCACGAGGAGTCGTGCCCCGAGTGCACCCGAGTTGAGTGTATAGTACGTGTCGGGGTGGTTCATGTGGTAGTTTATCTTCGCGCCGCCATCGACCTCTCTGTAGTCGAGGTCCTCGACGACGAAGTCCGAGGCCGTTCGCGCGACGGGAGCGTACACCGGGTCGTACGGAGACGCTGTGAGGAGTGCCTTCACCGCGAACGACGTCGAGACGACGTCTGGGTCGTTGGGGACGCCCTTCTGTTCCAGATGTTGAATCTCGTGTTTGTGGCCACCACAGAACCCGTGGTAACCGATGCTCCGATTCTCGATGAGCCAATCAGCGAGGCGTCTCGCTTCGTCGAGGTAGTCTACGCTCGTCTGCTCACCCATCGCCTGCGTGTAGTGGTGGTAGTTCAGATTCGCAATCGTGAACAGTGCAGTCCCCTTGTAGTTTCGACGTTGTTCGACGAGGAACAACGGCCGGACGTTGATTGGCGGACGTTTGACCATCTCTTGGACGGCGAGGTTGACCCACTTGTTTTCGAACGGAAGTGCTCGAAGCAGTTTGCTGCTCATCCCATCGCCGTAATCCCACCCCTTGTAATCTCGGGTACGTGCGTATTCGAGGGTGTCCGAGAGAATCTGTGTGAGTGGTTGCCCGCCGAACTCCACGGCAGGTTCTTGCACACTCGTCTGTGGGTGTTCGGAAGCGGAGAGAAGTGAGCCATTCTGCGACATAGTACTATCGTGAAAGACAGACGTTGACGGCTTTGTTACGAGTATCCTATGCAATCGAAAATCGGGCGACTGCGGAGTTACTAGTCCCATACGACGGAAGTGGCAGGCCAGAGCCCCGTACGGTCCCCCCTCTCAGAGAACTCGTCGCCAGAGGACGGTACATATGTGATAGCCAAACGCCCGATGTACGTCGTTTATTGAAACTAAGTGCGCGTATAACAAAACGGTAGAACCGCCACATTCCGTGTATGTCCACGAATCGGACGGGAGCGATGAAAACGCTGCTCGTTGGACTCGACTCGGCGTGTCTCCCGGTCTTACAACCACTCTTCGACGACGGTGAACTGCCGACGCTCCGCAGGATATTTTCGTCCGGCGTTCACGGTCCACTCGAATCCCAGATTCCACCATGGACGGCCAGTGCGTGGCCATCGGTGTACACCGGGATGAATCCCGGCAAACACGGAGTGTTCGACTTCCTCTCTTTCGATGGCTACGAGTGGAGCGTCGTCAACGGCAGCCATCTCAGAGAACGAACGTTGTGGGAACTGTTAGATTATCACGGGTTTTCGAGCGTCGTCGTCAACGCACCGGTGACACACCCATGTCGACCCTTCGATGGTGCCCTCATCCCGGGCTACACGGCACCGGAGAACCCACAGGGTCACCCTGTTGGTATCGTAGACGACGTTCGCGACGCAATCGGAGCGTACCGTGTGTACCCACGTGACCCCTCACCGACCGACGCCTCACCGAGCGAGCGGTACTGTGAACTAATTCGCATGCGTGGAGACGCATTCAAGTACCTCGTCGACCGCTTCGACCCGGACTTCGGATTCATCCAGTTCCAACAGACGGACACCGTCTTCCACGAACGACCCGGTGACCTCGAATCGGTTCGCGACATCTACGCCGAAGTCGACCGACAACTCGAAGCCATCCTCGACGCCTATCAGCCCGAGAACGTACTCGTCGTCAGCGACCACGGCATGGGTGAGTACACAGGCTACGAGTTCCGCGTCAACGAGTTCCTCCGTCAGCACGGGTTCGTCAAGTCCGTCAACGGTGGCCAAGGAATGCCGACGTGGGCGACGGTTCGAGACGCAAAACTCAGAGCGGGCATCGAAGCACAATCCGTCGAAGAGAGCCTCCCCGCCAGAGCGATGCAGTTTGTCGCCCGAACCGGCCTCACGAGTCAACGTATCGGAGGGTTCCTCGAACGAATCGGTCTCGACGAGTTCGTCGCGAACCGAGTCAGTTCCGACGTCATCAGCGCCGGTACCCAGCAGGTCGACTTCGAGCACTCTATCGCCTTCATGCGTTCGCGGACGGAACTCGGAATTCGAATCAACCTCGAAGGACGCGAACCGAACGGTGTCGTCCCGCAATCCGAGTACGAGTCGACCCGAGAGGTACTCATCGACTTGCTTCGAGACGTCACTGGCCCCGATGGGAGACCGGTGTTCGACGACGTCTCTCCCCGCGAGCAGTACCTCTTCGGCCCCAGAGACGACGATGCCGTCGACATCGTCCTCGTCCCGCGAGCGTTCGACCAATTCCTCTCTGCGATGCTCGACGACGACGTGTTCGGTGAGCCATCGGAACCGTGGAATCACAAACTGAACGGCATCGTCGCAGCAATCGGAACCAATGTCGACACGGACGTGTCCCTCGATGGGGCCCACCTGTTCGATATCGCACCGACGGTCCTCGCGACGTTCGGTATCGAAGCGGACGAACAAATGGATGGGAGCGTCCTCCCATTCGTCGACCCAGTTGGGAGACGGTCGTACCCAGCACTCGACACCCAGCCAGTCGACACGACGACAGACAGTCGAGTCGAAGAGCGACTCGCCAACCTCGGCTACATCGAGTAGGAAGTTCCTTCTCCTCTTTTCGTTCGTCTGTCGGTGAGCAGTCGTTGAAGACGGGCAGCACCGTCATCTGTCGTTATTCGTTGAATAACACGTTCGACAGAGACTCACGAGTGAGAGACTGACACCACATTTAGAAGGACCGACCAGCGGAACGACGAGAGACGCTGGCCGTCACCGTGTCGACAGGAGACGAGTCACGAAAAGAGTGGTTTGCCCGCAGACACCAGAAGAGTCGACGCGAGAGTTAGACGTATCCGAGGTTCTCGAGTCGCTCTGTCACGACGTCAGGCGAGATAGCGTCGTCTTTCGCCACCGTCTCGCTGGTGACGATATCTTTGCGTTCCCCGTTGTCGTAGACCGACGATGGAACTGTGACGAGTTCCTCGGTTGGGATTCCCGGTGAATCGGTCCTACTCACCAGTTATCGGCCTTCCTGACCTATAAGAAGATTATAACAAAGCGCTCAGGGTGTGCTGATATCGTACGAACAATGAGTATCGAAATCCGGTATGCATCCCAAGACGACATCCATCAGTGGGACCAGTACGTCGCGCAGTCACCACACGGAAATCTATTTCATCAGTACGCAGCGCTCGAAGTTCAAGCGAAGCACTCTGGTTCGGAGTTGTATCCACTCATCGGGTTCAAAGGTCAGGAGGTAGTCGGTCTCTTTCCGCTCTTCAAAATCTCGAAGGGGCCAATCAACACGGTGTTCTCACCGCCCCCCGAACTCCGCGTCGCGTATCTCGGACCCGTCTTGCTCAACATGGACCACATGAAACAGCGAAAACGCGAGAGCAGACACCACGAGTTCATCGACAGTTGTTTCGAGTGGGTCCAAAACGAAATCCGACCGCAGTACACCCACATCCGTCTCGACGGGGACTACGACGACCTCAGGGCGTTCTCGTGGAACGATTTCTCCATCTCCCCTTCGTACACGTACCACGTGGACCTCACCGAGGGCGAAGACGACGTGCTGATGAACTTCAGCAGCGACGCCCGGTCGAACATCCGAAACGCCCCTGAAGAGTCGTACACCATCGAAGAAGGCGGTCTCAGTGAAATCGACCGCATCATCGAACAGGTTTCGGACCGATACGAAGACCAAGGTGTGTCGTTCCACACGACTGCCGAGTTCGTGAAAGACCTCTACACGAACCTCCCAGAGGGACAAATCCGACCCTACACGCTCCGAGTGGACGGCGACTTCATCGGTGGGATTCTGGTGACAGATTACAAAGACATGGTGTCTCGGTGGCAAGGGGGCGTTCGAACCGACATCGACGTCGACATCGCGACCAACGACCTCCTCGACTGGCAGATTATGTGCGACGCGATGGACCGGGGCCGAGCGACCTACGACCTCGTCGGTGCAGACAACCGCCGCATCAACCGATACAAGTCGAAGTTCAACCCATCTCTCCACCCCTTCTACAGTCTCGAACGCAGTGAGGCGGGGATGGGGAAACTCGCACACATCTACAAAACCCTCCGTCAGCGTGCGTAACTCGAACACTTCACTGTCCACTGTCGGGTTCTTTTTCTAGGCCTCCACGCCGTCGTGACGAACGTGCACTGTCTCGAAGGGGCGTTCGCGAGACGACTCCCGACTGGTAAATCGCTCTGCTCGACAGTCGCCGTCTGCCGACGCTGGATTGGCGACTCGTTGGGGGACCAAACGACGACCGCGAAACGTCGTGTGGTCGTAGCCGAGCAGAAAAGCGAGACCATCGTTCGACCGCTCGCGTCAGTGGTAGATACAGTTTCGAGAACTCGTCATCGCATGTCACACTCACAATCTCGACCGGTCACTCTGACCAGCAGAGACAGAGATGAGTTCAACGGAATAGTGGGCAGGTAAAGAAGATCGGAGAGGAGTCACAGATGGGTCATTTGCGGTATTTGACGACAGCGATGAACAGTGTGACAGATATGAACGAGAGGAGAAGCGAAATTACAACAGTTCCATTCCCTACATAGTCATCTAGCAGACTTGCCCAGAGGACGAACGCACTGAACAACAAACCGAGAACAGGGAGTGGGTCATCGAGATCTTCGATGAGAGAACCCACGATTCGCTTTACATATTCATTCATTCAAAGAGACAGTTTGGACTGGGAAGATAAATACTATCTGCTGACACATATCCCATCTACCTATCGGCTGTTCTACGGGCCAAAGTCTCGAACGAATAGGATTTCAACAGAGCCAAATTTCCTACCAGTAGTAGGTCCTAAATACGGAGAAGTGGCGTGCCACGTGTAGCGTCTTCTGTGCGTCCAAGTGTCACGCCAAGTCCTGCGATTGGATGACGTCCCACGACTGCTCACCTTCCTTCGTGAGGCCGTACACGCGGCCTTTCTTCCGGTCTTCGGGGACGAGAAGTTCTACTTGCCCACGCTTTCTGAGTCGCTGAATCGACCGGGAGATGTTCGCAACGTGTCTGTCCGTGTCGGAGGCGATACGCGTTGGCGTCGCGGGCCCTTCGGCGAGGCGCTCGAGAACGGTCAATCGGTACTGGGAGCTGATAGCATAGCTGACCATGTCCCAATTGATGTTGTCGTTCGTATCAGATTGTCCGTCTTGCTTACTAGCCATTCATCAGATTAACAGCCAGATAATTACATAAAGTCTTTGGTCGAAATATATTCAGTATTTTCTGAACATCACGATAACATATACATCAGATAGTAGTAAAAAACACACCACCGTCGTAAAATACGATATTAACAAGAGCCAAATAAAAGATATACTGTCTCGATTAAACTCACATTTACACAGTCAAACTACAGAAAACCACCAGACTAAGTACAGACACACGAATCGTCGTGTTCAGCCATCGGCGTCGACACGTGAGTGGCCAGTTTCTGATAATTACTGGTACAAAACAAAATATGTTTTGATTAATACAACACACAACGTTCGTCTATCCGGACTAGTTGGGAGTCTCACTTCGTACGAGGAGAGATTGCGCGCGGTGGGATACTAAATGAATCGTGACTACTAGTTCGGAGCGAACGTCACGGAACAACGACAGCGATAGCTGAGAACGGGTTTGAACTGTGTCCGCCTTTCTCGACGACACACTACTGTCACGTCGGGTGTCTCAGCGCCCGCGGTAGTACCGTCGAGAGAGCGCGAACCCCGACGAGTAGACGCAATTTTCATATAGCGCTATACAGTTTATTCGTGTTAGTCCCAATTCCCGCCACAAGTTGCTAACTATCGTTGTCTGGCAGAGACAACGAGCTGAGTAATATCGTCAGTGATACTACTACTTCCTCAATTTGGTCGAAATCAGAGTCCACAGAACGAGTCACTCGGCAGGATACGGCGTGGAAGGCGGGACGAGAGGGTTTCGAGAGTCGCTGTGGTGAACTACTCGGTTCCCAAATCCTCACTCAACAGGCCACTCGTCTGCACCCAGTGGTTCGCCCCCGAGGAACGCCTCGATACCCTCGTGTGCGTCCGCCGTCGTACAGAGTTCCGCGAACCGTTCGTTCGAGTAGTCGAGTGCCTCGTCGTACTCGAGTTCGGTCATCTCGTAGAACGCCTCTTTCCCCATCTGCACGGCCACGGGACTCTTCGAGGCGATGGTCGATGCGAGGTCTATCGCCGCATCTCGGTGCTCACCCTCGGGGACGACGCGGTTGACGAGTCCCCAGTCGAGGGCCGTCTCCGAGTCGATGAGGTCGCCCGTCAGAAGCAGTTCGAGACAGCGTTTCCGCGTGAGTGACGACATCAGAGGGACGGCAGGACCCATGCAGAACAACCCGACTTTGGGGGCCGTCGCGCCGAATTTGGTCCCTTCAGCGGCGACGGCCAGGTCGCACGCAGCGACGAGTCCAATCCCATTCGCTGCCGCGTGCCCGTGAACAGCGGCGATGACCGGCGTTCGCATCTCAGTGAGCGTCACGAACGGTTCTTCCATCACCGCAACCCACGCCTCGTACTCGGCTTTCGTCTCGTAATCCGCGTGTTCAGAGAGGTCGATGCCGGCCGAGAACACTCGCCCCGCCCCTTCGACCACGATTGCCCGCACGTTCGCCAGTTCGTCGAACGCCCGTAACGCGTCGTCGAGGTCGGTAGCGAGTTCGGTGCTGAAGGTGTTCATCGCGTCGGCCCGATCGAGCGTTATCCGACCCACGTATCCGTCGTGAGTCGTCTCGATGGTATCCCACTGTGCGTCGTCTATCACGTCGGTCGACATGTGTGGACGATTCGCGAAGGTACGTGATAAAAGAAACCATGCACCACATTATGTCGACGACGTCTCGTCAGTCCGAGCGTCGACGACGCTATCGGCGATTTCGACACTCGCCACACCGAGGAGTGCACCGGCGACGACGTCGAGCGCCCAGTGGATACCGAGGTACATCGTCGAGAAGGCGACAGCGCTCGCGAGAATCGGTGCGACGAGTGCCCACACAGGATACTCCCCGTAGGTCCGAACCGCGACGAGTGCCGC is a window from the Haloferax litoreum genome containing:
- a CDS encoding ABC1 kinase family protein, with protein sequence MLQYPRRFVQIALSFLPFFVAFLRDHRRFVLVGRPRVVTEEQHRERARKLRDTMVDLGPTFIKIGQVLSTRPDIVPLVYAQELITLQDTVPPGPFDEIRKIVAADIGLDSFDEFDPDALAGGSLAQVHEARYDGRRVAVKVRRPNVVDIIDVDLRVVRRLLPLVIAIAPRRHHFSLRNLADDFERVIKEELDFDREGRMMDEIGANFADVDDVKIPTLYSEASSERVLTMEYVESTKITDVDELRNAGFDPAEIAHEIADAYFKMGIVDGVFHADPHPGNLGVDSRRRIVFYDFGMTGTFTPEMQDAVVNLYLAAAARDTEQMMDVLIDLGVLDRSVDRSSMNQVLELAIENLEGRGISDWRTLMLEVNDILHEFPFRIPPNVMLLIRVGTVSEGVLRQLDPEFDILSAAQEFLAAHGYRERGAETWFHGVRDDATMSARSSVRLPAKLERVLDTVQRGELEVEGLQLQQPLVATGRVLAYALITASWVVGSAILTDVRPIFGAVGWTIAFVMTVVFIFALHNARSRE
- a CDS encoding TIGR00341 family protein translates to MRLVQVLIPEGTRESVLSTLDEQGIDYAVFEEVGRGDFEAMVQFPVPPSGVETVMDELTEAGIREDTYTIVLPTETVVSQRLSALVERFPGLRISREELYARAQDLAPANSTFFAFLILSTIIATTGLLLDSAATIIGAMVVAPLMGPAISASVGTILNDQQMTRRGVMLQVTGLLAAIATGAVMGFLLQQTILIPPQLDITSIPQVAERTSPNFLSLFLALGSGLAGSISIIRGSGSTLVGVAIAVALVPPAATSGLGIAFGLPGVAIAAAVLVLVNLLAINLSALILLYLSGFKPLEAGKYEGVKSSLFSRIAVIAVGIAVLSLVLGAVTFTTFQTQSFERQVQNEFQAGFEEADLPGVELVSVSVTYEPVDILLGNEPQVNVLIAVPRDQEIPPDLAQRWDDQLTAEFDRDVYVRVGFVEAQLSEREEPTPPLGWPSLTDRSGSHLRYPGTIRG
- a CDS encoding AI-2E family transporter, yielding MTRRVVDLRLSRERAGLWALTVLLFGLVIYVTWRYVGTFVLGLFLYYVTRPVHARISHRVPSRTLSVTLALVSVAIPVLVLVVWTISVAVRGLRDLLGRDLTAEPIPGVDSIPSFPELLAVSESTLRALLTDPGTLLANGIGQRLLDLLSTISGSLAVVVNVGLHLFIALILVFFLLRDDYRIAAWARSTFMSDDSVLESYLEAVDRDLTQVYFGNILNAVLTGALGAATYSALNLVAPATVRIPEPALFGLLTGVGSLIPVIGIKVVWVPLALLLLVDALLTDPSALWFVVLFAVVSVVIVDTLPDQLLRPYVSGRSLHVGAVMLAYTIGPLLFGWYGVFLGPLLLIVVVECARHIVPEIVGRPRATGDFLSEPTDGVESEDESEPELGSDDAGHSPQSGGVDDDKDGSVPSD
- a CDS encoding DUF1269 domain-containing protein, producing MEGAKGARDKLYDLQKQELIKLDDAAIVVRKENGKTKVDQAVSLVGTGALGGAFWGMLIGLLFLAPWLGLAVGAVTGALSGKFADYGIDDDFIKEVGDTIEPGHSALFLLVRESQSERVVPELEALAPKVLQTNLSPEQEDALREAFGQEPTAA
- a CDS encoding HdeD family acid-resistance protein — encoded protein: MSTTPEASGPADSASNTIQTNWRWIAAAGAIIAVIGLLAVLAPFVTGISISFLIGVFLVVSGFLHFIGIFRARNWTGAIWELVLGVVTLAAGIILLLNPVFGLVTLTLLVIAYLLVSGVVEIAMGIRLRGEPNWFLSIASGAIGLLLGVMLWAGLPSTAVWAVGLLFGINLLVSGVSMALLAYSARNVTAAAEFEQAAEAGGV
- a CDS encoding antibiotic ABC transporter permease, with the protein product MSQNGSLLSASEHPQTSVQEPAVEFGGQPLTQILSDTLEYARTRDYKGWDYGDGMSSKLLRALPFENKWVNLAVQEMVKRPPINVRPLFLVEQRRNYKGTALFTIANLNYHHYTQAMGEQTSVDYLDEARRLADWLIENRSIGYHGFCGGHKHEIQHLEQKGVPNDPDVVSTSFAVKALLTASPYDPVYAPVARTASDFVVEDLDYREVDGGAKINYHMNHPDTYYTLNSGALGARLLVDIYAHYGDESDLERATAILDFIADQQADIGGWTYRVPASSSHLSMDNHHNGFILDAFLRYKHVCDSSRYDETIERGLAFYRTVLFDADGAPNWDESKSYPRDIHAAATAIAVFTAAGDLEMASRIIEWTIENLYAGDGRFYYRKHKFYTVKTTLMRWAQAWMAYAMSEYLNAVARTDGYQLGVDAPMYVPPKS